The Marinobacter szutsaonensis sequence CTGGATGGAGGAGCTTCAGCAGGAGACGTCCAAGAAGCGTCTGGAGGAGGTCCGCGAAGACGCGCCGGCAGAGCCGCCCCGGGATTATGCGCCGAAGAAGGATCCGGAGGCGAAGGGGACCTTGGCTGAGGACTTTGGGTTGGATAAGGAGCGGAAGGCTTCTTCTGAGGCTTGAGTTTCCTTTTTTATTCGAAGACTGCGAATTCGGGAGTTTTTGAGCGGGCGGGGCTATGGCTCCCAAAACTCGCTCCTTCGGCACATCCCTGTGGCGCTTGAGCTCCGCCATCCATGGCTCCGCACAGTTTTGGGAGCCATAGCCCCACCCGCTCCATCCGACTTGGTTGCTATTCGCTTCATGGGATGAAGTTGGGGTCAGATGAAAGCTTTCATCTGACCCCGGGGGAGATTTTGGCTTCGGGGAGAGCTTGCCTCCCCCAGAAGTTTGATCTTCGCAAGCACACGGACTGAAGCACCGGGGTCTGAAGAAAGCCTTCTTCTGACCCCATTTTCATGACTCCACGTTCAAATCACACCGGGTTATCGCAATCGATGAACTGGTGTTTTACACCAAATTCCTTCTCCAACGCCATCCCAAGTGCCTGCACACCATAGCGTTCTGTAGCGTGGTGACCCGCAGCGAAATAGTGGATGCCGCATTCTCGAGCAGTGTGAGTCGTCGGTTCTGAAATTTCCCCGCTGATATACGCATCGAGGTCAGCATCCAGGGCAATGTTGATGAAGCCCTGCGCGGCACCGGTGCACCAGCCTACCCGCTTGATCTCCTGCTTGCCCTCACCGACCCAGAGAGGTTCGCGGTGGAGCTTTCTGGCGATATGCAGACCGAACTTTTCCGGTGTCATCGGTTCCTGCAGCTCACCTTCCCAGACCAGGCCGCCTAACGGGCGCGGATTTTTGATTTCGAGGACGTCGGCGAGCTGGCGGTTGTTGCCATACTCCGGGTGATCGTCCAGCGGGAGGTGGTAGGCGACGAGATTGATATCGTGATCAAGCAGTTGCTTCAGGCGCTCCCGCTTCATGCCTCGGATGCGCTGGTCCTCGCCTTTCCAGAAGTACCCGTGGTGGACGAGGATCATGTCGGCGTTGGCTTCGATGGCGGCTTCGATCAATGCCTTCGATGCGGTTACGCCGGTGATGATGGTGTCGATCTCATCCTTCCCCTCGACCTGGAGGCCGTTGGGGCTGTAGTCCTGGAAGTTTTCGGGTTGGAGCCATTCGTTGATTTTGGAAAGAATCTCAGATCGGATTGCCATAGCTCCCCTCTTGATGACTATAACTCTGTAATTTGAGGGGCGAGGCGGGCAAGGGTTTCTGGGAATGTTGAAGGCCAAGGATGGCCTGAAACAAGCGCACATGGACGTGCTCGTAGCGGTTCCCAGAAACCCTTGCTCGCCTTGCCCCAACTCCAAAACTAGCAGGTTAGAGGGACTGTAAGCCCCGAATCAAGGCATCATTCTGCTCGGCTGTGCCGATCGTGATCCGCAAGAACTCACTGATTCGGGGCTTGTTGAAGTGCCGGACGATTATGCCCTGCTCTCTCAGGCCTTTAGCCAGTGCTTCGCCGGATTGTTCCTTGTGGCGGGCGAATACGAAATTGGCTTTGGAGGGCAGCACTTCGAAACCCAAACCCTCCAATGCTTCGGTAACACGCTCGCGCTCACTGATGACACCATCGCAGCACTTCTGAAACCAGGCTTCATCCTCGTAGGCGGCTTTCGCCCCGGCCAGGGCCAGTCGGTCCAGCGGGTAGCTGTTGAAGCTGTTTTTGACCCGGTTCAGGGCTTCGATCAGATCCTTGTGACCGACTGCGAAACCGACACGGAGACCAGCAAGCGAACGGGCTTTGGACAGGGTCTGGCTGACCAGCAGGTTCGGGTATTTGTCTACCAGGGTGATGGCGCTTTCTCCGCCGAAGTCTACATAGGCTTCGTCGACTACCACCACGCGATCCGGGTTGGCCCGGACGATGGCTTCTACTTGCTCCAGTGGCAGGTAGCGGCCGGTCGGGGCGTTCGGGTTCGGGAAGATGATGCCGCCGTTGGGCTGCTGGTAGTCTTCCGGGTTGATCTCGAAGCTGTCGGTCAGCGGTACCTTCTTGCCTTCGATGTTGTACAGGCCGCAGTAGACCGGGTAGAAGCTGTAGGTCACGTCCGGGAACAGGATCGGCTCGCCGTGCTGGAACAGGGCGTAGAAGATGTGGGCCAGGACTTCGTCGGAGCCGTTGCCGAGGAATACCTCCTCCGGCTGGACCTTGTGGTAGTCGGCGATGGTCTGGCGCAGGGCCTCGCCTTCCGGGTCCGGGTAGAGACGGAGGTTGTCGTTCAGTTCGGCCTGGATGGCTTCGATGACCTTGGGCGATGGGCCGAAGGGGTTTTCGTTGGTGTTGAGCTTGACCAGGTTTGCCATTTTTGGCTGTTCGCCCGGGACGTAGGGGACCAGGTCGTTTACCAGGGGGCTCCAGAATTTGCTCATTTGATCCTTTTGCTCCGAGTTGACGGCAGGTGGGCGAGGCTCCGACTGCCAGCAAGCTTCATGAAGATGGGGTCAGATGAAGGCTTTCATCAGACCCCGGAGTTTGCGCTCAATTTCATTTATTGGGTAATCCTTGGCCTTCAACATTCCCGAGCACCTGCGCCCCGCACTCCTGCCAACTTTGGTGCTGGCATCTTGAATGTGGGGGTCAGAAGAAGGCTTTCTTCTGACCCCGGAGTTAGGGTTGAATATGGGGTCAGATGAAGGTTTTCATCAGACCCCTGAGGTCCATCTGACCCCGCTTAATCGTTGATTCGGTACTCCGCCGAGCGGGCGTGGGCGGTGAGGCCTTCGCCTCTGGCCAGGACGGAGGCTACCCGGCCCATGCGGTCGGCGCCGTTGGCGCTGAAGCCTATGATGGACGAGCGCTTCTGGAAGTCGTAGACGCCCAGCGGTGACGAGAACCGTGCGGTGCCGCTGGTGGGCAGGACGTGGTTCGGGCCGGCGCAGTAGTCGCCCAGGGCTTCGGCGGTGTAGCGGCCCATGAAAATGGCGCCGGCGTGGCGGATGTCGTCCAGCATGGCCTGCGGGTCTTCGACGGACAGCTCCAGGTGTTCCGGGGCGATCCGATTGGAGACTTCGGCCGCCTCCTTGAGATCTGCGACCTGGATCAGGGCCGCACGGTCGGTCATGGAGGTGCGGATGATGTCTGCGCGTTCCATGGTCGGGAGCAGCTTGTTGATGCTGGCTTCCACGGCATCCAGGAATTCCGCATCCGGGCTGATCAGGATGCTCTGGGCCTGCTCGTCGTGCTCGGCCTGGGAGAAAAGGTCCATGGCGATCCAGTCCGGGTCGGTCTTGCCGTCAGAGATCACCAGGATTTCGGAGGGGCCGGCGATCATGTCGATGCCGACGACGCCGAACACTTCCCGCTTGGCGGTGGCCACGAAGATGTTACCCGGGCCCACGATCTTGTCGACCGAAGGAATGGTTTCCGTTCCGTAAGCCAGCGCACCGACTGCCTGGGCACCGCCCACCGTGAATACCCGGTCTACGCCGGCAATGGCGGCGGCGGCCAGGACCATGTCGTTGACGACACCGTCCGGCGTGGGGACCACCATGATGACTTCGCTGACGCCAGCGACTTTTGCCGGGATGGCGTTCATCAGTACCGAGGATGGATAGGCTGCCTTGCCACCGGGCACGTACAGGCCTGCTCGGTCCAACGGGGTGACCTTTTGGCCCAGGATGGTGCCGTCCTGGTCCTGATACTGCCAGGATTTCTGGTCCTGGCGTTCGTGATAGTCGCGGATGCGCTCGGCCGCCTTTTCCAGAGCCTCACGCTGGTCCTGGGGAATGGCGTCCAGGCTTTTCTGGAGCCGGTCTTTGCCCATTTCCAGTTCGGCTACGGAGCCGACGGCCAGGCGGTCAAATTTCTCGGTGAATTCGAGGACTGCCTGATCGCCGCGGGTTTTGACCTCGTGCAGGATGTGTCGTACCGATTCGTTTACCTGATGATCAACGCTGTCGTCCCAGGCCAGGAGTTTGGCCAGTGCGCTGTCGAAAGCGCTTTGGGAGGCGTTCAGTCGTTTGATGGTTACGTCGGTCATTTCTGTGTTCCTGCTTCAGGAGGACATTGCTTTGGTTTTGCTGTGGTGCCGGAATTACCGGGGTCAGAAGAAGGCTTTCTTCAGACCCCTACTTGTTCTCTCGCCGCTTCTCTACTGCGGCCGCCATCTTTTCAATTATGGGGTTAATCCGGCCATGTTTCATCTTCATGGACGCACGATTAACCACTAACCGGCTGCTGATGTTTTCAATCAGGTCCCGGGCTTCGAGGCCGTTGGCTTTCAGGGTGTTGCCGGTATCCACAATATCGACGATCTCGTCGGCCAGGCCGAGGATCGGGGCCAGTTCCATTGCGCCGTACAGCTTGATGATATCGGCCTGGCGGCCCTGGGCGGAATAGTACCTTCGAGCCAGGTTGACGAACTTGGTGGCTACCTTGATGCGGCCGTTCGGGGGTGTCTGGCCCTTGGGGCCGGCGGTCATCAGGCGGCAGCGGGAGATGTTCAGGTCCAGGGGCTCGTACAGGCCTTCCGCGCCGTGCTCCATCAGCACATCCTTGCCGGTCACACCGAGGTCCGCGCCGCCGTACTGGACATAGGTCGGCACGTCGGTGGCGCGGATGATCAGTACGCGAACGTCCGGATCGGTGGTCGGAAACACCAGCTTGCGGGATTTCTTCACGTCGTCCACCAGCTCAATGCCGGCTTCCGCCAGCAGCGGCAGGGTTTCTTCGAGGATTCGTCCCTTCGACAAGGCGATGGTGATGGAATCTGTCATGCGTCCTTCCGGTTTCCCGTCTGTGTCTGTCAGGCCGGCAGGCGGCGGATACTCGCGCCCAGCAGCTGCAATTTCTCTTCGATACACTCGTAGCCGCGATCGATGTGGTAGATGCGATCGACGATGGTGTCACCATCGGCCACCAGGCCGGCGATCACCAGGCTGGCCGAGGCCCGCAGGTCGGTCGCCATCACCGGGGCTCCGGTCAGATGCTCCACGCCCTTGATGATGGCCGCGTTGCCTTCCAGGGTGATGTCCGCGCCCATGCGGCCGAGTTCCTGCAGGTGCATGAAGCGGTTCTCGAACACCGTCTCCACGATGGTGCCGGTGCCTTCCGCCACGGCATTCATGGCAGCGAACTGCGCCTGCATGTCGGTCGGGAACGCCGGGTACGGCGCCGTGCGCAGGCTCACCGCTTTCGGCCGCTTGCCCTTCATGTCCAGCTCGATCCAGTCCGGACCGGTCTCGATGTGGGCGCCCGCCTCTTCCAGCTTCAGCAGCACCGCTTCCAGCAAATCTTCCCGAGTGTCCTTCAGTTTCACCCGGCCACCGGTGGCGGCGGCCGCCACCAGGAAGGTACCGGTTTCGATGCGGTCAGGCAGCACGTTGTAGTGACAGCCGTGCAGACGTTCAACACCGTTGATCTCGATGGTGGCGGTACCGTGGCCCTTGATGTCCGCACCCATGGCAATCAGGCATTCGGCCAGGTCGACCACTTCCGGCTCGCGGGCGGCGTTCTCAAGGATGGTCTTGCCGTCGGCCAGGGCCGCAGCCATCATCAGGTTCTCGGTACCGGTTACGGTCACGGTATCCAGGAAGATGTGGGCACCCTTCAGGCGGCCGTTGGTCTTCGCCTTGATGTAGCCGTTCTCGACCTTGATATCCGCACCCATCAGCTCCAGGCCGTGGATGTGCAGGTTTACCGGCCGGCTACCGATGGCACAACCACCCGGCAGCGACACCTCGGCCTCGCCGAAGTGGGCCACCAGCGGACCCAGCACCAGGATCGACGCGCGCATGGTCTTGACCAGTTCATAGGGCGCGTG is a genomic window containing:
- the hisD gene encoding histidinol dehydrogenase, which encodes MTDVTIKRLNASQSAFDSALAKLLAWDDSVDHQVNESVRHILHEVKTRGDQAVLEFTEKFDRLAVGSVAELEMGKDRLQKSLDAIPQDQREALEKAAERIRDYHERQDQKSWQYQDQDGTILGQKVTPLDRAGLYVPGGKAAYPSSVLMNAIPAKVAGVSEVIMVVPTPDGVVNDMVLAAAAIAGVDRVFTVGGAQAVGALAYGTETIPSVDKIVGPGNIFVATAKREVFGVVGIDMIAGPSEILVISDGKTDPDWIAMDLFSQAEHDEQAQSILISPDAEFLDAVEASINKLLPTMERADIIRTSMTDRAALIQVADLKEAAEVSNRIAPEHLELSVEDPQAMLDDIRHAGAIFMGRYTAEALGDYCAGPNHVLPTSGTARFSSPLGVYDFQKRSSIIGFSANGADRMGRVASVLARGEGLTAHARSAEYRIND
- the murA gene encoding UDP-N-acetylglucosamine 1-carboxyvinyltransferase, which encodes MDKLLIRGRRPLDGEIRISGAKNAALPILAATLLADEPVTVGNLPHLHDITTMIELLGRMGVEVIIDEKMSVEIHANTIKHFHAPYELVKTMRASILVLGPLVAHFGEAEVSLPGGCAIGSRPVNLHIHGLELMGADIKVENGYIKAKTNGRLKGAHIFLDTVTVTGTENLMMAAALADGKTILENAAREPEVVDLAECLIAMGADIKGHGTATIEINGVERLHGCHYNVLPDRIETGTFLVAAAATGGRVKLKDTREDLLEAVLLKLEEAGAHIETGPDWIELDMKGKRPKAVSLRTAPYPAFPTDMQAQFAAMNAVAEGTGTIVETVFENRFMHLQELGRMGADITLEGNAAIIKGVEHLTGAPVMATDLRASASLVIAGLVADGDTIVDRIYHIDRGYECIEEKLQLLGASIRRLPA
- the hisC gene encoding histidinol-phosphate transaminase — translated: MSKFWSPLVNDLVPYVPGEQPKMANLVKLNTNENPFGPSPKVIEAIQAELNDNLRLYPDPEGEALRQTIADYHKVQPEEVFLGNGSDEVLAHIFYALFQHGEPILFPDVTYSFYPVYCGLYNIEGKKVPLTDSFEINPEDYQQPNGGIIFPNPNAPTGRYLPLEQVEAIVRANPDRVVVVDEAYVDFGGESAITLVDKYPNLLVSQTLSKARSLAGLRVGFAVGHKDLIEALNRVKNSFNSYPLDRLALAGAKAAYEDEAWFQKCCDGVISERERVTEALEGLGFEVLPSKANFVFARHKEQSGEALAKGLREQGIIVRHFNKPRISEFLRITIGTAEQNDALIRGLQSL
- the hisG gene encoding ATP phosphoribosyltransferase — protein: MTDSITIALSKGRILEETLPLLAEAGIELVDDVKKSRKLVFPTTDPDVRVLIIRATDVPTYVQYGGADLGVTGKDVLMEHGAEGLYEPLDLNISRCRLMTAGPKGQTPPNGRIKVATKFVNLARRYYSAQGRQADIIKLYGAMELAPILGLADEIVDIVDTGNTLKANGLEARDLIENISSRLVVNRASMKMKHGRINPIIEKMAAAVEKRRENK
- a CDS encoding Nif3-like dinuclear metal center hexameric protein; its protein translation is MAIRSEILSKINEWLQPENFQDYSPNGLQVEGKDEIDTIITGVTASKALIEAAIEANADMILVHHGYFWKGEDQRIRGMKRERLKQLLDHDINLVAYHLPLDDHPEYGNNRQLADVLEIKNPRPLGGLVWEGELQEPMTPEKFGLHIARKLHREPLWVGEGKQEIKRVGWCTGAAQGFINIALDADLDAYISGEISEPTTHTARECGIHYFAAGHHATERYGVQALGMALEKEFGVKHQFIDCDNPV